From the Maioricimonas rarisocia genome, one window contains:
- a CDS encoding AAA family ATPase yields MAKLLSARLERFKRISDAPIDLKEINVIVGANNSGKSSLIQGLHFAVGVLQTVHLAGWRLRDGTTSVNPNELIYTPSERVYSLGLGGKLTEKPENAITVTFVLDTGDSCTIAIRKGRNRNIAVTLENASAAQQLGSLEEPFTIFSPGLAGISKNESYVSDGVLLRTLARGDANLVLRNILCRLWSTQEWDSFIDDLHNVFPALEIRVGYSEATDEFISVELKAESEWVPIELAGTGILQAIQILSYIHRFKPSLVVLDEPDSHLHPNNQRLLCALLRSIAQDRDVQILLTTHSRHVVDALSGSSHILWARNATIDVATTDDEIGILLDIGALDVKERVSAPNTSAVVLTEDENTRRLEVMLVSSGFDLARTVLIPYYGATQIKNLRPLVKMIQSTAPQARIILHRDRDYLNDDAIDSWQTKVRALNVDPFVTYGTDIESHFVSAEYLARANARELDSFTSIIEDVAKTRREALVEAYVNGLINVARHDGTHGRLNAGKLAATAAETIESNPERFRHGKTMLRGIREIYRQRFAESLRDAIPDESIAVPELQTVATKVFGSCEHRG; encoded by the coding sequence ATGGCGAAGCTCCTTTCTGCGCGGCTCGAACGCTTCAAGAGAATCTCGGACGCGCCGATCGACCTCAAAGAAATCAACGTAATCGTCGGGGCAAACAACTCAGGGAAGAGTAGCTTGATCCAAGGCTTACACTTTGCGGTCGGCGTGCTGCAGACTGTGCACCTTGCCGGCTGGCGCCTTCGCGACGGCACAACAAGCGTCAACCCTAACGAGTTGATCTACACGCCGTCAGAGCGAGTCTATTCACTTGGGCTAGGTGGAAAGCTCACCGAAAAACCAGAGAACGCGATCACAGTCACGTTCGTGCTTGACACGGGTGACAGTTGCACAATTGCCATCCGCAAAGGACGGAACCGTAACATTGCAGTAACGTTAGAAAACGCAAGTGCAGCGCAGCAACTCGGCAGCCTTGAGGAACCGTTTACGATCTTTTCTCCAGGACTTGCGGGCATCTCAAAGAACGAATCGTACGTTTCAGACGGAGTACTACTAAGGACTCTTGCCCGAGGAGATGCCAACTTAGTTCTCCGCAACATCCTCTGCCGTTTGTGGAGCACGCAAGAGTGGGACTCGTTCATTGACGACCTGCACAACGTATTCCCAGCGCTGGAGATCCGAGTTGGCTACAGCGAAGCGACCGACGAATTCATCTCGGTTGAACTGAAGGCTGAAAGTGAGTGGGTACCAATTGAACTCGCAGGAACCGGCATCCTACAGGCAATCCAGATCCTCTCGTACATTCACCGGTTCAAACCCAGCCTTGTCGTGCTCGACGAACCTGACTCCCACTTGCACCCGAACAACCAGCGACTGCTGTGCGCCTTGCTCCGAAGTATCGCACAAGATCGGGATGTACAGATCCTTCTTACCACTCACTCCAGACACGTCGTGGATGCTCTCTCCGGGTCATCGCACATTCTGTGGGCACGAAACGCGACTATCGACGTTGCGACGACCGACGACGAGATAGGCATCCTTCTCGACATCGGCGCATTAGACGTGAAAGAGCGAGTATCGGCCCCCAACACGAGCGCCGTTGTTCTTACCGAGGACGAAAACACTCGTCGCCTAGAAGTAATGCTTGTATCTTCTGGATTTGACTTGGCACGCACGGTGTTAATCCCGTATTACGGTGCGACTCAGATCAAGAATCTTCGCCCACTTGTCAAGATGATCCAGTCAACGGCACCCCAAGCACGAATAATACTACACAGAGATCGCGATTACCTTAATGACGACGCAATCGACTCTTGGCAGACGAAAGTACGTGCGCTCAACGTTGATCCCTTTGTAACGTACGGCACCGACATCGAATCCCATTTTGTGTCGGCCGAGTACTTGGCCAGGGCGAACGCCCGCGAACTTGATAGCTTTACAAGCATAATTGAAGACGTTGCAAAGACCAGACGTGAGGCCTTAGTGGAAGCGTACGTAAATGGTCTAATCAACGTCGCCCGACATGATGGCACTCACGGACGGTTGAACGCAGGCAAACTCGCGGCAACAGCCGCAGAAACAATCGAATCAAATCCCGAGAGATTTCGGCACGGCAAGACCATGCTTCGAGGCATTCGCGAGATCTACCGTCAGCGATTCGCCGAGTCACTCCGAGACGCGATACCAGATGAGTCGATAGCCGTTCCCGAACTCCAAACGGTCGCGACGAAGGTATTTGGAAGTTGCGAGCACCGCGGCTGA
- a CDS encoding threonine synthase: MTVHTTLTCSATGQTYPIDRLQNLSEAGKPLLAGYDLESLRETFTPDVIRERSIRSMWRFHEVLPVRHPEDAVSLGEGMTPLLRCRCRGPFAGFNDLFIKDESFNPTGSFKARGMSAAVTRAANLGAEVIALPSAGNAAGAATYYAARAGMQCYLFMPEDTPPANIIESVVGGAKVFLVNGLISDCGKLVRQGCEKFGWFDLSTLKEPFRIEGKKTMGYELAFDLADEDDTEELQLPDVIFYPTGGGTGLIGMWKAFNEMEQLGWIGSKRPRMVVVQAEGCSPIVKAFHEGADHAELFPNAHTIAAGLRVPAAVGDFLMLSVLRESGGTAVSITDEELMQGVYEIAQHQGLYACPEGGAVWKAAQKLVESGWMKPDERIVLFNTGTGLKYNHLIDLGDLPRLDHTDPNCLDVIEA, from the coding sequence ATGACTGTGCATACGACGCTCACCTGCTCGGCGACCGGCCAAACCTACCCGATCGATCGCCTGCAGAACCTCAGCGAGGCGGGAAAGCCGCTGCTGGCTGGCTACGACCTCGAATCTCTTCGCGAAACCTTCACCCCCGACGTCATTCGGGAGCGCTCGATCCGCTCGATGTGGCGATTCCACGAGGTCCTTCCCGTACGTCATCCGGAGGACGCCGTCTCGCTCGGCGAGGGAATGACGCCGCTGCTCCGCTGTCGCTGCCGGGGGCCCTTCGCGGGATTTAACGACCTGTTCATCAAGGATGAGTCGTTCAACCCGACCGGCAGTTTCAAGGCGCGGGGGATGTCCGCGGCCGTCACCCGGGCCGCCAATCTCGGAGCCGAGGTGATTGCCCTTCCCTCCGCCGGCAATGCCGCCGGGGCCGCCACCTACTATGCCGCCCGTGCCGGCATGCAGTGCTACCTGTTCATGCCCGAAGACACCCCCCCGGCCAACATCATCGAGTCGGTCGTCGGCGGCGCAAAGGTGTTTCTGGTCAACGGGCTGATCAGCGACTGCGGCAAGCTGGTTCGCCAGGGTTGCGAGAAGTTCGGCTGGTTCGACCTCTCCACGCTCAAGGAGCCGTTCCGCATCGAAGGCAAAAAAACAATGGGCTACGAACTCGCCTTCGACCTTGCCGACGAAGACGACACCGAAGAACTCCAGCTTCCCGACGTCATCTTCTACCCGACCGGCGGCGGAACCGGGCTGATCGGCATGTGGAAGGCGTTCAACGAAATGGAGCAGCTGGGATGGATCGGCAGCAAGCGGCCCCGGATGGTTGTCGTTCAGGCCGAAGGCTGCTCACCGATCGTCAAGGCCTTCCACGAAGGAGCCGACCACGCCGAGCTGTTCCCCAACGCCCACACGATCGCCGCGGGTCTGCGGGTACCGGCGGCCGTGGGCGACTTTCTGATGCTCAGTGTTCTCCGCGAGAGCGGAGGCACCGCGGTCAGCATTACCGACGAAGAACTGATGCAGGGGGTCTACGAAATCGCGCAGCACCAGGGGCTGTACGCCTGCCCTGAAGGTGGTGCCGTCTGGAAGGCCGCGCAGAAACTGGTGGAAAGCGGCTGGATGAAGCCGGACGAGCGGATCGTGCTGTTCAACACCGGCACCGGGCTGAAGTACAACCACCTGATCGACCTGGGCGACCTGCCGCGACTGGACCACACCGATCCGAACTGCCTGGACGTGATTGAAGCGTAG
- a CDS encoding FlgT C-terminal domain-containing protein yields MNCPQCHYVMNVDDQLIATYGGVTCPQCHTAIAVQAAPPQAAPPQPPQAPPPQPGQYQQPPQPMPGQPGGMPAQGGAAVPSQPMPGYPQQPHAPQPGAQQPYPQQPAVQPGMPQPAATPYAGRRSSQQKTVLFASLGGGALLLMVAVGAIAVMSGGSPEEKVAGDGNAAAAEDSGEDSGGESSSGPMSIQERIASRQNEIASLKVTVAELESELTQVNGRIRQLVDYEPTSLDASNQMTSPQPNRSGRDMKASGASGSGTTIVIQQSTVQQQKSSQQQHQSSGQGEGAAQLDPQAVLVELNHERGELSAEKTRLERELESRQNLLSMLQSWTSPHFVLGSRQSPNVVGLRMTGSNYVVVAQARGAEQVPWAVAAARKSQVPRVGLRKAQELARQIYDTVELNEPIPTSMSTQIDESIWRSWQFVGVEPDVPVDFAVFHSSRWNSQQVGVLREVRDDAMVIRRLAKEDESIRRSDIQLGSLWVANGREVASAIEVGDSFLDYALLNVAQKLSFREGERGFVRVAIHANIDRLVKDFESGTNTELFRIHYGNEFRHFAPRPGRGLDGGGTGFRRDVVENQVRPTQMLRGIARALEDDIYSKLVEVGIPVVEREYGEQLKLEQSYKHVSDIREFAKLADATHMLICELDDSLAGGRYRLTVRLTDLSNGVALWSGSDDETIPVIRDANPFVLQTGDPVLMKPVPPEEGEEINLDFLPFESPMRAPFVGAAESRLPREPLVLLEARLPDALVYRPLFSRQTYTVPSTAFEPDIVAGTSAKQLNESAIRGQLLRYIVWRLARRALTPAGRVVQVTDDGRSADINLGRRFGIKNGDTLRVLRETHSTAGGETSVQLGPREMLLPARLTVSNVLEDSSRVNISHNEFEGGWGLDEYRPQVGDVVVSRVEPRRDIVIFPPGWTEPAGVFLKQKLQWANPNHRSGHIQNVLQVGRTIQEKLALGMKEIAPVKTGALRLTRSRNVDADATLAEAGKSGATHVLGGELEWVSANRFRCTMKLRELEYTGSRWAFGDSLETVEFEIGDGEW; encoded by the coding sequence GTGAACTGTCCGCAGTGTCACTACGTGATGAACGTAGATGACCAGCTGATCGCGACTTACGGTGGGGTGACGTGTCCTCAGTGTCACACGGCCATTGCCGTGCAGGCGGCTCCTCCACAGGCTGCTCCTCCGCAGCCGCCCCAGGCACCGCCTCCCCAGCCGGGACAGTATCAGCAACCGCCGCAGCCGATGCCGGGGCAACCGGGTGGAATGCCCGCGCAGGGCGGGGCGGCCGTCCCCTCGCAGCCGATGCCTGGATATCCGCAGCAGCCTCACGCTCCGCAACCGGGCGCGCAGCAGCCGTACCCTCAGCAGCCTGCCGTGCAACCCGGGATGCCACAGCCGGCAGCGACGCCGTACGCCGGGCGGCGGAGTTCGCAGCAGAAGACGGTCCTGTTCGCCTCGCTGGGAGGAGGGGCGCTGCTGCTGATGGTGGCCGTCGGTGCGATCGCGGTCATGTCGGGCGGTTCACCGGAGGAGAAGGTTGCGGGTGACGGCAATGCCGCCGCCGCTGAGGACTCGGGAGAGGATTCCGGGGGCGAATCGTCCTCGGGACCGATGTCGATTCAGGAACGGATTGCTTCCCGGCAGAACGAGATCGCGTCGCTGAAGGTCACCGTCGCCGAACTGGAATCGGAGCTGACTCAGGTGAACGGCCGGATTCGCCAGCTCGTGGATTACGAGCCGACGTCGCTGGACGCCTCGAATCAGATGACGTCGCCGCAGCCGAATCGCTCCGGCCGGGACATGAAGGCGTCGGGGGCATCCGGCAGCGGAACGACGATTGTCATTCAGCAGTCGACCGTACAGCAGCAGAAGAGCAGTCAGCAACAGCACCAGTCGTCAGGGCAGGGGGAGGGTGCGGCCCAGCTTGACCCGCAGGCCGTGCTGGTGGAACTGAATCACGAGCGGGGCGAACTTTCGGCAGAGAAGACCCGTCTGGAGCGGGAACTCGAGTCGCGGCAGAATTTGCTGTCGATGCTGCAGTCGTGGACCTCGCCCCACTTCGTGCTGGGGAGCCGCCAGAGCCCCAACGTTGTCGGTCTGCGGATGACCGGCAGCAACTACGTGGTGGTGGCTCAGGCCCGCGGTGCCGAGCAGGTTCCCTGGGCGGTTGCTGCGGCGCGCAAGTCGCAGGTTCCCCGGGTCGGGCTGCGGAAGGCCCAGGAACTGGCCCGTCAGATCTACGACACCGTCGAATTGAACGAGCCGATCCCGACCTCGATGTCGACTCAGATTGACGAGTCGATCTGGCGGTCCTGGCAGTTTGTCGGGGTCGAGCCGGACGTTCCCGTTGATTTCGCGGTCTTTCACAGCAGTCGCTGGAACAGTCAGCAGGTGGGCGTGCTGCGCGAAGTTCGCGACGACGCGATGGTGATCCGACGACTCGCGAAAGAAGACGAATCGATTCGGCGAAGTGACATCCAGTTGGGCAGTCTCTGGGTCGCGAACGGGCGTGAGGTCGCCTCGGCGATCGAGGTGGGGGATTCCTTCCTCGATTATGCCCTGCTCAATGTCGCGCAGAAACTCAGTTTCCGTGAAGGTGAACGGGGTTTCGTGCGGGTGGCGATTCACGCCAACATCGACCGGCTGGTCAAGGACTTCGAAAGCGGCACCAACACCGAGCTGTTTCGCATTCATTACGGCAACGAATTCCGACACTTCGCCCCCCGGCCCGGGCGGGGGCTCGACGGTGGCGGCACCGGCTTTCGTCGCGATGTGGTAGAGAACCAGGTTCGTCCCACTCAGATGTTGCGCGGGATCGCCCGGGCGCTCGAGGACGACATCTATTCCAAGCTGGTCGAGGTCGGGATTCCCGTGGTGGAACGGGAGTACGGCGAGCAGCTCAAGCTCGAGCAGAGCTACAAGCACGTCAGCGACATCCGGGAGTTTGCCAAGCTGGCCGACGCCACACACATGCTCATCTGCGAACTGGATGATTCGCTGGCCGGCGGGCGGTATCGACTGACGGTCCGGTTGACGGATCTGTCGAACGGCGTGGCATTGTGGTCGGGGTCGGATGACGAAACGATTCCGGTCATTCGGGACGCCAACCCGTTCGTGCTGCAGACCGGCGATCCGGTGTTGATGAAGCCCGTTCCCCCGGAAGAGGGGGAAGAGATCAATCTCGATTTTCTGCCATTTGAAAGTCCGATGCGGGCGCCGTTTGTCGGTGCCGCAGAAAGCCGCCTGCCGCGGGAACCCCTCGTGCTGCTCGAGGCGCGGCTGCCGGATGCCCTCGTGTACCGGCCACTGTTTTCCCGGCAGACGTACACCGTTCCGAGCACGGCATTCGAACCGGACATCGTGGCAGGAACGTCCGCAAAGCAGCTCAACGAAAGCGCGATTCGTGGTCAGCTGCTGCGGTATATCGTCTGGCGACTGGCTCGACGGGCGCTCACCCCGGCCGGGCGGGTCGTGCAGGTGACCGATGACGGTCGGTCGGCCGACATCAATCTTGGGCGGCGGTTCGGAATCAAGAACGGCGATACGCTGCGGGTGTTGCGGGAGACGCACTCGACGGCGGGGGGAGAAACGTCGGTGCAGCTCGGTCCGCGGGAAATGCTGCTGCCCGCGCGTCTGACCGTCTCCAACGTGCTGGAAGACTCCAGTCGGGTCAACATCTCTCACAACGAGTTCGAAGGAGGGTGGGGGCTGGATGAGTATCGCCCGCAGGTGGGTGATGTCGTCGTCAGTCGTGTCGAGCCCCGGCGGGATATTGTCATCTTTCCCCCGGGCTGGACGGAGCCGGCCGGCGTCTTCCTCAAGCAGAAACTGCAATGGGCCAATCCGAATCACCGGTCGGGCCACATCCAGAACGTGCTTCAGGTGGGGCGGACGATCCAGGAGAAGCTCGCGCTGGGAATGAAAGAGATCGCTCCAGTGAAAACCGGGGCTCTGCGGCTCACTCGGTCCCGGAATGTCGACGCGGACGCGACCCTTGCCGAGGCCGGGAAATCCGGGGCGACCCACGTGCTCGGCGGTGAGCTGGAGTGGGTCTCTGCCAACCGGTTTCGCTGCACGATGAAGCTTCGTGAGCTCGAATACACAGGCTCGCGATGGGCATTCGGCGATTCTCTGGAAACCGTCGAATTCGAGATCGGTGACGGCGAGTGGTGA
- a CDS encoding glycosyltransferase family 2 protein: MPPALTETPGHAGHHVRRPDIWIVVPAYNEEERLARTLTSLERAEGNVVVVDDGSSDGTADVARQFPVRVLQHCINCGQGASLQTGIDFALRQGADVIVTFDADGQHSADEIAHLTEPVVHGDVDVALGSRFLGNSENLPTSRWAILKLGILFTRLVSQVRVTDTHNGLRAFSRKAAERIRITQNRMAHASEILEEIRHHGLRYVEVPVTIRYTAETLAKGQSSWNAVCISGQMLLGKMMR, encoded by the coding sequence ATGCCACCGGCACTGACGGAGACGCCCGGACATGCGGGCCACCACGTCCGGCGCCCCGACATCTGGATCGTCGTACCCGCCTACAACGAAGAGGAGCGGCTGGCCCGGACGCTGACCAGTCTGGAACGGGCCGAGGGCAATGTGGTTGTGGTCGACGACGGGTCCAGCGACGGGACCGCCGACGTCGCCCGGCAGTTTCCCGTCCGCGTGCTGCAGCACTGCATCAACTGCGGCCAGGGGGCTTCGCTGCAGACGGGGATCGATTTCGCGCTGCGGCAGGGTGCCGACGTCATCGTCACCTTCGATGCCGATGGACAGCATTCCGCCGACGAGATCGCCCATCTCACCGAGCCGGTTGTGCATGGCGACGTGGACGTGGCCCTGGGGTCCCGTTTCCTCGGCAACTCCGAGAACCTGCCGACCAGCCGCTGGGCGATTCTCAAGTTGGGAATCCTGTTCACGCGACTCGTTTCCCAGGTCCGCGTGACCGATACGCACAATGGATTGCGGGCGTTTTCGCGAAAGGCGGCCGAGCGAATCCGGATCACCCAGAACCGTATGGCGCACGCCTCCGAGATCCTGGAAGAGATTCGCCATCACGGGCTGCGGTACGTCGAGGTTCCGGTCACGATCCGGTACACCGCGGAGACGCTGGCGAAAGGCCAGAGTTCCTGGAATGCCGTCTGCATTTCCGGCCAGATGCTGCTGGGGAAGATGATGCGATGA
- a CDS encoding DUF2304 domain-containing protein produces the protein MKAFQWVVVPILLILVLLELLALVRGRERRRFVALRLLVWAGAAVAVGLPDTTSSIARMLGIGRGTDLVVYLFLLAFIATSFFFYSRYTLLQRQITELVRREAIREAEQTQPPALKSGDGNGAGPELS, from the coding sequence ATGAAAGCGTTTCAGTGGGTCGTCGTACCGATCCTGCTGATACTGGTCCTGCTGGAACTGCTCGCGCTGGTTCGCGGACGGGAGCGACGACGATTCGTCGCACTGCGGTTGCTGGTCTGGGCCGGTGCGGCGGTGGCCGTCGGGCTGCCCGATACCACCAGCTCCATTGCCCGCATGCTGGGGATCGGTCGCGGAACCGATCTGGTCGTCTACCTGTTCCTGCTGGCGTTTATCGCGACGAGCTTCTTCTTTTACTCGCGATACACGCTGCTTCAGCGGCAGATTACTGAACTCGTGCGGCGGGAGGCGATTCGCGAAGCCGAGCAGACGCAACCACCCGCGTTGAAATCGGGCGACGGCAATGGCGCCGGGCCGGAGCTGTCATGA
- a CDS encoding glycosyltransferase — MSSSLRPESDVTLVIPGRNAASTVRACLDSVVPLLESGQLAEIIFVNDGSTDETAAIVAEYPVRQIEGAGEGPGAARNRGWRAAGTPLIWFIDSDCVAEPDALALLRPELNDPGVAGAGGSYGNMFPHALLACLIHEEIIERHRRMPADVNFLATFNVLYRRDVLEAVDGFDESLKLAQDAELAYRIRKAEHRLRFVLDSRVRHHHPRRLRRYLRTQARQGFYRVQLYARHPEKMSGDSYAGLLDYAQPPLALLMVASLPLVLLPWGWSVPLVCALLIAAVLLPMTLRMTLRTRHPKYLLFLPMAAVRAVWRGVGMALGLLAVKRRRRAAIVDQRPAGG, encoded by the coding sequence ATGAGTTCGTCTCTGCGTCCCGAGTCGGACGTCACGCTGGTCATTCCCGGGCGGAATGCGGCATCGACGGTTCGGGCCTGCCTGGACTCCGTCGTTCCGCTGCTCGAATCAGGCCAGCTGGCCGAGATCATCTTCGTCAACGACGGGTCGACCGACGAGACCGCCGCGATCGTGGCCGAGTATCCGGTCAGACAGATCGAGGGAGCCGGCGAGGGCCCGGGGGCGGCTCGTAACCGTGGCTGGAGGGCTGCCGGAACTCCGCTCATCTGGTTCATCGATTCTGACTGTGTGGCCGAGCCGGATGCACTGGCGCTGCTGCGACCTGAACTGAATGATCCAGGGGTCGCCGGGGCCGGGGGCAGCTACGGCAACATGTTTCCCCATGCGCTGCTGGCCTGTCTGATTCACGAGGAGATCATCGAGCGTCATCGGCGGATGCCGGCGGACGTCAACTTCCTCGCGACATTTAACGTGCTGTACCGACGGGATGTGCTGGAGGCGGTCGACGGCTTCGACGAGTCGCTCAAGCTGGCGCAGGATGCCGAACTGGCGTACCGCATTCGCAAGGCGGAGCATCGGCTGCGATTCGTTCTCGACTCACGGGTGCGGCACCATCATCCACGACGATTGCGGCGGTACCTGCGCACACAGGCGCGACAGGGTTTCTACCGCGTGCAGCTGTACGCACGGCATCCGGAGAAGATGTCGGGAGATTCCTACGCGGGGCTGCTCGATTACGCGCAGCCGCCGCTGGCCCTGCTGATGGTCGCCTCGCTTCCCCTGGTGCTGCTGCCATGGGGATGGAGCGTTCCGCTGGTCTGCGCATTGCTGATCGCGGCGGTGCTGCTGCCGATGACGCTTCGCATGACGTTACGGACCCGGCACCCGAAGTACCTGTTGTTTCTTCCGATGGCAGCGGTGCGGGCGGTCTGGCGGGGTGTCGGGATGGCACTGGGACTGCTGGCAGTGAAGCGGCGCCGCCGTGCGGCGATCGTCGACCAACGCCCCGCCGGCGGCTGA
- a CDS encoding sugar phosphate isomerase/epimerase family protein, which produces MQLALYGSIAWKHPFGFVQVLDWAREYGWDMVDARGMTVDIPGDVDRRLLAFGYDMLGPRQIRPSAREDLKRRVAESGLSVLCIYCPAPVNLDGTVGCDCRELFREFLEFAADIGIPWVRSINNTTTCYAGEEMSHAEAFERTVEGLKAVGEQAAELGVGILLENNENTTTSSADDLLRMQSAIGDVCRIGIAYDPVNAYFQGHDPAAGLETLAGQIDVLHLKNVRRHEGEEFGYLPRGTCSYEWTTLAEGDLDWRALLQQAVAYSFDGPLTFEYVNPFKGMPRSYWELLREPAEAAREESAYLRALLSELARG; this is translated from the coding sequence ATGCAACTTGCGCTCTACGGCTCGATTGCGTGGAAGCATCCGTTCGGTTTTGTCCAGGTGCTCGACTGGGCCCGGGAGTACGGATGGGACATGGTCGACGCCCGCGGAATGACTGTCGATATTCCCGGCGATGTCGACAGGCGTCTGCTGGCGTTCGGGTACGACATGCTCGGTCCACGGCAGATCCGTCCCTCGGCGCGCGAGGATCTGAAGCGACGGGTTGCCGAGAGCGGCCTTTCGGTCCTGTGTATCTATTGTCCGGCGCCGGTGAATCTGGACGGCACGGTCGGTTGCGATTGCCGCGAGTTGTTCCGTGAGTTCCTCGAGTTTGCGGCCGACATCGGGATCCCCTGGGTGCGATCGATCAACAACACGACGACCTGCTACGCGGGCGAGGAAATGTCGCATGCGGAGGCCTTCGAGCGAACCGTGGAGGGGCTGAAAGCGGTTGGAGAGCAGGCGGCCGAGCTGGGAGTCGGGATCCTGCTGGAAAACAACGAGAACACTACGACATCCTCAGCAGATGATCTTCTGCGGATGCAGTCTGCGATCGGTGACGTGTGCCGCATCGGCATCGCCTACGACCCGGTCAATGCGTACTTCCAGGGGCACGATCCGGCGGCCGGGCTGGAGACGCTGGCCGGGCAGATCGACGTGCTGCACCTCAAGAATGTGCGGCGGCACGAGGGTGAGGAGTTCGGGTATCTGCCGCGTGGCACCTGCAGCTACGAGTGGACGACACTGGCGGAGGGGGACCTGGACTGGCGGGCCCTGCTGCAGCAGGCGGTGGCGTACAGCTTTGACGGTCCCTTGACGTTCGAGTACGTCAATCCGTTCAAGGGGATGCCCCGTTCGTACTGGGAGCTGCTGCGCGAGCCAGCGGAGGCGGCGCGCGAAGAGAGTGCATACCTCCGGGCACTGCTGAGCGAGCTGGCCCGGGGGTAG
- a CDS encoding cold-shock protein: MAQGKIKKLTDKGFGFIETDRGDLFFHLSALQETTYEQLYEGQVVEYEAGQGPKGPRAEWVKPS, encoded by the coding sequence ATGGCCCAGGGTAAGATTAAAAAACTGACCGACAAAGGGTTTGGGTTCATTGAGACCGACCGGGGAGACCTGTTCTTCCACCTGTCGGCCTTGCAGGAAACAACGTACGAGCAACTGTACGAAGGACAGGTCGTCGAGTACGAAGCCGGACAAGGCCCCAAGGGCCCCCGCGCCGAGTGGGTCAAACCCAGCTGA
- a CDS encoding potassium channel family protein: protein MNSPLRKILLGTSVFVIATIVAVIGYWMAGWSLLESIYMVTITIYGVGYGEVRPIDDPRLMLFTIGVIVAGCTSAIYVLGGFVQMIAEGEINRVLGARRMTKGIERLTNHVIVCGYGRVGQILARELADASQDFVIVDTNQERLRQAEQQGFLVVLGDATEEFVLESAGVERASVLACVLPDDVKNVFITLTAHDLNPKLEIVARGESPSSRQKLLRSGASRVVLPATIGATKIAQLILRPSAESLLAGDAIEDRFNDELQQIGLNFHEVRIQEDSPLIDTPLSELEVCGATGWLVVAIRRADGSVERSLTSQVGLRADDTVILLGHCNSIPELRQRAERKQVTYRGARL from the coding sequence ATGAATTCGCCTCTGCGGAAGATCCTGCTGGGAACCAGCGTCTTCGTGATCGCGACCATCGTCGCGGTGATCGGCTATTGGATGGCCGGCTGGAGCCTGCTCGAATCGATCTACATGGTGACGATCACCATTTACGGGGTGGGCTACGGCGAAGTTCGGCCGATCGATGATCCGCGACTGATGCTGTTTACGATCGGCGTGATCGTCGCCGGCTGCACGTCCGCCATCTACGTCCTCGGCGGATTCGTCCAGATGATTGCCGAGGGCGAGATCAACCGTGTCCTGGGAGCGCGTCGAATGACCAAAGGCATCGAGCGACTGACAAACCACGTCATCGTCTGCGGATACGGCCGCGTCGGGCAGATCCTCGCCCGCGAACTGGCCGATGCCAGCCAGGACTTCGTGATCGTCGACACGAATCAGGAGCGGCTGCGGCAAGCCGAGCAGCAAGGTTTTCTGGTCGTGCTGGGAGACGCGACCGAAGAGTTCGTACTCGAATCGGCAGGTGTCGAGCGGGCCAGCGTGCTCGCCTGCGTGCTGCCGGACGACGTCAAGAACGTGTTCATTACCCTCACCGCCCATGACCTGAACCCGAAACTGGAGATCGTCGCCCGGGGGGAATCCCCCTCCAGCCGCCAGAAACTCCTGAGATCCGGGGCCAGCCGTGTCGTTCTGCCGGCCACCATCGGAGCCACAAAGATCGCCCAGCTCATCCTGCGTCCCTCGGCAGAATCGCTGCTGGCGGGCGATGCGATCGAAGACCGGTTCAATGATGAACTGCAGCAGATCGGCCTGAATTTCCATGAAGTGCGGATCCAGGAGGACTCGCCGCTGATCGACACGCCTCTGAGCGAACTCGAGGTTTGCGGGGCAACCGGCTGGCTGGTCGTCGCGATTCGCCGCGCCGACGGCTCGGTGGAACGCTCATTGACGTCTCAGGTCGGTCTCCGTGCGGACGACACGGTCATTCTCCTGGGACACTGTAATTCGATCCCCGAACTGCGTCAGCGGGCGGAGCGGAAGCAGGTGACGTACCGGGGGGCGCGACTGTAA